In Spirochaetales bacterium, the sequence CGACAAGACGGGCGTAATACCAGTACACATCCCCTTCCAGCGAGAGGATATTGAGCATGGGATGAAATTTCCCGGCCACGGCCGGCTTGATGACACTCTGGTGCAGATTGACGAACCATTGCTGGGAAAGGTATCGCTCGTTGAAAAGCAGCATATCGAGTTTTTCCTTGATCCGTATCTCATTGCGGAGTTCCATGGCAATGGTTTTCATGGGAAGGGGGGGGAGTTCCGCTTCGAGCCGCTTCGCGATCCGTCCCGCTTCAACGTCCCGGTCTCTCTCCGGGGAGCACCCGATGGAAAATAAAGGCGTCTTTTCATCGGTATAAAAATCGAGAGAATACGCATTGCGTTTAACGCCGAGTACGGCGAGGGTGTGCGCGTCCCTTTTTGATACCAGTTCACAACCGGCTTCGATATCCGGAGACGCAACATCATAGGCGAGTGAGGAAAACTGAATCTCGACGGTCCTGCTTTCTAACAGACGGCCACACGCATCGTTCACGAGTACCTGGAATCCGGCTGTCCCCTCCGGTTGCGTTCCGGAAGGGAAAACGACGAGAATACGCTGCCTGATGCGGGAAACATAGAGTGTTTCCGATAGACCCGATGAGGCCTTTTCGTTGTCTGAAATGGTTCGTTTTTCAAGGGACCAAACAAGCTCACCGGTCAGATTTCTCGCTCCGTCGATTGCTTCTTCAAAAGAGGTATATTCGCCGGAGACATCGGCAAGGAGTGCATTTTTCTTCACCGCCCAGAGTGAGAGGGCCATTTCGACGGATTCATCGGTCTTTATACAACGTCCCATAACAAGATATTCTGCACGCAGGAGTTCTCCCGCTTCGATGTACGATTCCTTTTCCTTGAGTCTGTTCCGGCTGTATCCGAAGCCCTTGAGCAGTTTGTTCCTTTCATACCGCGAGAGTACCAGAAACTCACCTGTTTCAAACGCGGTATAGGAAAAAAGATCGACAAGAAGTTTCCCTTCGGATTCGGATATCCCGTTCTGATGAAAATCGGCGACAATCAAAAGGGGTAGCGCCTGAGCCCGCAGAGACACTGCCGGGTTAAGGATGAGGACAATGAAATGGATGATACGCAGGGCATTGGTCATTTTTATTCGTTTCCCCATGATTCAAAACCTCACGCCGCTTCCCGCGACAAACGAAAGGCACAAAAGGTTCCACGGCGACAGTCCGTATATGTATTTAAGCCGGTCCCGGCCCACGTCATACGCCTCGGGATCTTCGGTTTCGATTGTCCATGTAAGTCCGTGATACTTCAACGCCATCTGGATGAAAAAACAGCGGGATATATAGACCGTCAATCCGAGCCGAAGGGGGAGTGAAATCGATAAACGTTCGGCATCGGGCGTGACATGTACCCCCAGGTACGATGAGGTCAGTGCGGCGCAGGAGGGATTGTTGTCGTAGATCAAAGCGATTCCGGCATCCAGCGAGAGTGAAAAAAGTGAGAGGGAGTGCACGCCTGCGAGCGCTTCGAAGGTGATTTCGTAACGGAGCGGATTGGCGGTGAGAACGTCGAAACAAAGGTATTCCACCCCCACCCGTAAATGAAAGCGGTCATCCGGAAAAAATGAATACTCGCAACCTAATACCGGGGAGACAAAAGGCCCGAGTGTGGACCATGAGACGACCGTCCTGCCCAATCCGATTCCGGTAAATGGAATCATGCATATCTCGTTGCGGTGTGAAAAAATCTCTTCAACCCGTTTTTCTTCGTCATTGATTTTCTTCCTCAGACTCATGACGATCTGTTTTTCGAAAAGGGCCTCACGGAGTGTCGGGGGGAGTTCTTCGGCGACCGCGATCGCCGTACGGGAAGCCGTTTTTTCGATATTCCCGAGCATGTCAAGATCGGCGGGCATTGTTTCGATAAAACTTTTTCTTACCCGAAGGGAATCGAGATCCCACACATTGACAATCAGGTGGAGGTTGTTCTCATCGACGTAATATGAAGCCATCACTGCCGAAGCCCCGGGAAAATTCTTCTTCAACGTATCGACATAGTCTTCAAACTCAGTCTGCCTCATAATTACGGTCTCTGCATCCTCACGATCGTTCAGCACGGAAAGGGTTTCCTGGCTTTTCATATTGATGAGAAGGACATTGTAAATGATGCCTTTGAGATAAGAAAATTCCTCATTTTCGGTCAGAGAAACGACGGGCGTCAACAGAATCTCGAGTTTTACGCTTTCTTCATTATCAGAGGGGCAGACCGGAGGCAAGGTAAAAACCAGAAGCAGCAATAATAAAGAAAGCCTTTTTATCATGAGTGATTATATCATTGCTGTTTCGAATCGTCCAATGCATGTTCTGTCGCCGTCACTGCCTTTTGTGATTCCCTTACGGCTTTCCTTTTCTTTCAAGGTATCCCGCCACCGCCTGTTCGACAAACGCGGGAGTCGATGCGGAAGAAACAATCATCGCGTTTTCGTACTCATACAGGCCGATCGCCTGTTTTTCGATGTCGTCGATTCCTTCGATGAAGTAGACATCTTCTTTCGCCCCTTTGAGGATGGAAAAGAGTTTGTTCGCGTTGGACGACAGCCTGTCGCCCAGGACGAAACTGATGTCACAGGTCCGTTGGAGAAGCAGCGCCTCCCTTTCCTTGCTTTCCGTCACTGGACAGATCGAATCGATGACCTGGACATTTACCTGTGAATCGAGTCGTTTTTTCACGTTGTCGACGATTTCTTCGAAAAGCGTCCTGTCGCCCGTTGTCTGTGAAATAATAAGAATATTTCTCGAAGAAAAAATCTTTATCCGCACATCGCTTTCTCGCATGAACCGATTCAGGTCTTCACGGTTTTCGATAATGTGGGCATGACGCGCATAACTGATCAGTCCCTTCATCTCCGGATGCGGTTTTTTCCCATTGATGACGATATCGTAATTATCACGGGAATAGGCGTTGATCGCGTTCTGCACTTTCTTTACCTTGCTGCAGGTAAGGTCGATCACCTCAAAACGGTTTCGTAAATCCTCCTCGACAAATCGGTCGATTCCATGGGTACGGATTGCGACGATACAGCCGGGGCAGAGTGAATCGGGAGAATCGACGGTTATGATATTCCGTTCTTTCAGGTACTCGATATATTTCCTGTTATTGATCATGTAGCCGAGAACATAAATCGGCGTGTCGGGAAACCGTTTGCGATAGTCCATCACCGTTTTTTCAGCTTCCTTGACGCCGGGGCAGAATCCTGAAAGCTTTGGTATGACGATTCGCATATCACATCCGATTATAAGCGATGTGACAGGTTAAAACAAGACCTTATCGACAAGATGTCATTGCCACTAATACGCGACTGTGATAAAGTAGCAACAAAAGAGAAAGGAAGACTCATGGGAGAGAAGAAAATTCTTGTTATCGGTGCCGGACTGGCCGGTCTTTCCTCGGCATGTCTGCTCGCAAAATCGGGATACACGGTAACGGTCATGGACAACCACACGACTCCGGGTGGTGTCGCACGCCGATTTACCGAAAAGGGTTTCACCTTTGATATGGGCCCCTCATGGTACCTCATGCCGGAAGTATATGACGATTTTTTCGCGCAATTCGGTAAAGCGACCGGCTCCTATTACGAACTGGCAGACCTTACGCCGTCATACAGAATTTACTTCGAAGGTCAGGGCACGGCGACCCTCTGCCGGGATCAGAAAAAAAACCGGGCACTCTTCGATCTGTTCGAGAAAGACGGAGGAAAAAAACTCTCCCGCTACCTCGACAATGCCCGGATGAAATACGAAATCGTCCTCAAACACTTTCTCTACAAGGACTTTACCTCCATCCTGGATATGGCGAATCCCCGCCTTTTCACTGACGGTATAAAACTCAATATCGCCGGGAAACTTGATTCATTTGTCGACCGGTTCTTTGACGACCACCGGTCGAAAAAGATCGTCGAGTTCAATACCGTGTTTCTTGGAAGCAGTCCCTTTACCACTCCCGCCCTTTTTTCCCTCATGGCCCACGCGGATCTCACCCAGGGTGTGTTTTATCCAAAGGGCGGTATCGCGAAGCTTCCCCTCGCCCTTTATGCGCTTGCATCCGAACTCGGCGTCGAGTTCTTGTTCGGAACGGAAGCACGCCGCATTGTCGTCAATAACGGGAAGGCGGAAGGGATAGAGACAAAAGAAGGCTATATAAAAGCCGATATCGTGGTTTCCACTGCGGATTATCATTTTACCGATACGGTTCTGCTTTCATCGGGCGAAAGCAATTATTCCTCAGGCTACTGGAATCGGAGAACCCTTGCGCCCTCGACGTTCCTCATCTATCTCGGCATTAACAAGAAGCTGCCGGGATTGATTCATCACAGTTTCTATCTGGCACGGGATTGGAAAAAACATTTTTCCGATATTTTTTCGACCCCGCGATGGCCGGACAATCCATGTTACTATATGGGGTGTCCGTCAAAAACAGATCCTTCCGTAGCCCCTCCGGGGGGAGAGACCCTCTTTGTCCTCGTCCCCATTGCGCCGGGACTCGACGATTCGGATGAACATCGTGCTGTTTTTACCGATATGATTATTAACGATATCGAGAAACTCCTCGGGGAATCATTTCAGGCCGAGATCGCGGTCAAGAAAATCGCCTCACAGCGCGATTTCATGCGCGATTACCATCTTTTTCAGGGAACGGCACTCGGTCTTGCTCATACCCTTTTTCAATCGGCAATTTTCAGACCCAGGCATAAAAGCAAAAAGGTGAAAAATCTCTATTACGGCGGCCATTACACGCAACCGGGCATCGGGATGCCGATGGCGTTAATCGGTGGTCGTATGATCGCTGCGGCCGTCGCCAAAAACTCTCCGGCAGCATAAACCGGACAGCATTGAAGACGATTTACTATCATAGACAAGCCGCCTTCTCTGAATAATGACGATAGGACCGCTTCTCTTATCTAATTGAAAGCGGTGTCTGTACATGTCAGGCATGTTTCTGCACATCAGCCGCTACGTTCGTACGGCTTCCTTTACGGGCGGTATTGGTACTATTTTTCGAGTATCTCTTCGATCGTTTTCCTGACCGATTCGGGGACGGGTTTCCTTTTACGGTCATATCCCGAGAGAGTGAACGATAAAATATTGGCTTTATCATGGCAGGAGAGAACATAAGCGAGATCCGCTTTACCCATATCGAGCGCTTCTTTTTTTATTTCTCCCATGATCCAGATATCGGGCAATTTTTTACCCACTTCATAACAGGAGGTGCCCCGCAAAAAACGGATAAACCAGTTTTCGATATGTTCGGGAATGGAACGGAAAGAAGCGGCCATCGCCTTGAGGTCATCGGCCCCGAAAATAGTCTTTTTCTTTGCCTGAAAAGAGGATGACATTCCCATATACGCGATGACAAGATAATCGGGAAGGTGGGAGTCCTTCAGTATTTTAAATCGTTTGTGCGCTTTGTCGCTATAGACGGTTTTCCCCGTACGCAGATATTTATGGATATAGAGTATCGCAAGCGATATATCATCCTCCGGTATGGGGGACGATATCGCTTCATAGACACCGATCTCCCGATCGAGCTCACTGTCGTCCGCCTGTGTCATGTAATACATTGCCCATACCTCATCAATACCGTATCCATGCACAACCGTTATCATAGCAGAGAAGATAAAGAAAAACAAATGTAATATCGCTTTTCTCATGGCAACCTCATTACACTTATATTAATAATTTTTTTATAAAGGGGAAATACCCTTACAGTAACGGCATGATATTCCTGATATAATCCCGTCCGCATACCGCCCTGTCCAGTCTGTCGAGATTTTCGTGAAAAACCGCCTCGTATCGTTTGAAATCACCGATAATCTCATCGGGTGAAAGAGGTTCTCCAAAGCGGACGATAATATCCGGATATTTTTTGTTGCCATAATTGATGCAGAAGCCGGCGACCAAAACCGTTCGTTCGCAATGCGGTAACGGGCCATATTTTCCTGAAAGAATCGAGCGGAGTCCTCCCCTTTTGATTGAAAGAGGCCGTTTCCAGTACGGTTCGATTTCACCCTGTGGATAAAAGATGACCGCGCGGTCCGGATTGTCAAGAATTTCAGCGGTATAGGCGATCGACCGGATCGTCTCCCTTCCCGATGAGGGATTGATCGAATAGGCGCCGATCTTGCTGAAATAACGGTATCGACGCAGTTCGCGTTCGAGCATCATCAGGAAAACCGCCCGGCCGGTCAATATTCGAAGAAGGGAATAGGCAAAAAATCCGTCCCACCAGCTTATATGGTTTGGTGTGAAAAGCAGGGATTTTTCAAGCGGGAGTGAAGGTAATTCATTTACCAGGTAGAACCCTTCAAAGTTTTTTTTGATGAGTCTGTCGAGATATCGATTGAAAAAAAGCTGTGCCCAAAGCCGGTGATGCGCCTTGATCATAACTCGTACTTTTTTATCAGGTCTGCGGTCATTTTACCGGACAGAACGGTAAGCGGAATTCCGCCGCCGGGATGTGCGCTGCCGCCGCAAAAATAGAGTCCCCGGTACCACCGCGAACGGTTTCCCTGCCTGAGAAAGGCCGCGGTCAGCGAATTGGAGGAAAGCCCGTACAGGCTTCCGAACGTGCTTGAAGTCATGCGGTAAAAATCACGCGGACCGTACACATGCTCGCAGACAATATATTTCCCGGCGTCGATGCCGAGACGCGATTTTATCAAGGAGAGGACGGCTCGTTTCATTCGTACCGTTTCACTTTTCCAGTCCTGTCCGCGGTCACGTGGTGTATTGATCATCACGTACCAGTTTTCACACCCCTCAGGACAGTCCCGGTTTGAATACTTTGATGAAATATAGATATAGACCGTCGGTGTATCCGGACATACCAGTTTTTTAAAAATGGCTTTGAACTCATTTTTATAATCGGAAGAAAAGAGGATCGAATGGGTGTTCAATCCGCTTTGGCAATTCATCCCCCAGAAAAACACCATAGCCGACGAAGACGGTTCGCTTATCCTGTATTTCAGGGCGCCCGGCGTTGAAGTGTCATGCAGGAGGTGTGTGTAGGTATATCTGACATCGGCGTTCGAAACAACGATATCATATGCTTTTTTAATTCCGCCTGTCGTGATACCGGTAATTCGCCTTCCGCTTCGCGTGATACCTGAAACGGGCGAATTGCATGTGACGGTCACCCCTTTTTTTTCCGCTAACTGATGAAGCGCCCCCGGGATGCGCCAGATACCGCCTGAAGGGACCGTGACGCCGAGGCTTTCGACATGCTGAATGATATTCAGGGTGGCGGGAACCTTGTAGGGATTCGATCCGTTGAATGTCGCATACCGGTCATAAAGCTGGATCAACCGCTCGTCACTGAAATATGATGAAACCGCCCCGTGCATGGTTCTGAAGGAATCGAGGCGGTTTAAATGCGGAAGGATTTCTTTTGGATCTGCCGAAAAAAGCGTATCGAGTTCGTGAAAGGAATTGAAAAGGAACAGCGGGGAAGCAAGATCGTATATATTCCCGCAATACCGTTTGAACGCCTTGATCGACCGGACGGGATCTTTCAACTTCTTTCCCGCTTCGCGATAAAACCGTTGGTGATCCGTGTACGCGTGAAAAACAAGCCCGTCCGGATAATAGTAGTCGCAATGTGTTTCAAGCCGCTGCAAGTCAAGATAATCGGAAAGGTCCTCTCCAACCGACCGGAAAAAGTCCTCGAGGACAAACGCCATGGTCAGAATCGTCGGGCCGGTGTCAAAGCGGAATCGCCGTTTTTTTTGATGATCGGTATAAATGACAATGGAACCCGCCTTTCCTCCGGGCTGCGGGGCCTGTTCATAAAGGTGGACGTCGCATACATTTGTGTGGGCAAGAGAAATCGCTGCGGCGAGACCGCCGAGTCCGCCACCGATGACTGCACATTGTTTCATCAAAAACCGAGTATAACGGGTAAATGCCGCAGTGTCAAACATTGAATAAACGACAATTGTCGTATAGAATCATCCTCATGATGAGCATGATCGATATGCTTTCTTCGATAAATATCCTTCTCGCCCTTCTCCTCATGATCGCCGGATTTTTTCTTTTCTTCAGGTTCAGCGCCGTTACTCGTCATGAATCCACCCTCCACGCGCAAGCCATGGTTTCCGTGATCATTCCCGTTCGAAACGAAGCACATCGGATTCTGCCGCTGCTTCAGTCATTGAAACGGCAATCGTACCTGAATTTCGAGATCATCGTTGTCGATGATGATTCCTCGGACGGTACGGCATCCGTCGCCGACCGGTTCGGCACCACCCTT encodes:
- the crtI gene encoding phytoene desaturase, with translation MGEKKILVIGAGLAGLSSACLLAKSGYTVTVMDNHTTPGGVARRFTEKGFTFDMGPSWYLMPEVYDDFFAQFGKATGSYYELADLTPSYRIYFEGQGTATLCRDQKKNRALFDLFEKDGGKKLSRYLDNARMKYEIVLKHFLYKDFTSILDMANPRLFTDGIKLNIAGKLDSFVDRFFDDHRSKKIVEFNTVFLGSSPFTTPALFSLMAHADLTQGVFYPKGGIAKLPLALYALASELGVEFLFGTEARRIVVNNGKAEGIETKEGYIKADIVVSTADYHFTDTVLLSSGESNYSSGYWNRRTLAPSTFLIYLGINKKLPGLIHHSFYLARDWKKHFSDIFSTPRWPDNPCYYMGCPSKTDPSVAPPGGETLFVLVPIAPGLDDSDEHRAVFTDMIINDIEKLLGESFQAEIAVKKIASQRDFMRDYHLFQGTALGLAHTLFQSAIFRPRHKSKKVKNLYYGGHYTQPGIGMPMALIGGRMIAAAVAKNSPAA
- the crtI gene encoding phytoene desaturase translates to MKQCAVIGGGLGGLAAAISLAHTNVCDVHLYEQAPQPGGKAGSIVIYTDHQKKRRFRFDTGPTILTMAFVLEDFFRSVGEDLSDYLDLQRLETHCDYYYPDGLVFHAYTDHQRFYREAGKKLKDPVRSIKAFKRYCGNIYDLASPLFLFNSFHELDTLFSADPKEILPHLNRLDSFRTMHGAVSSYFSDERLIQLYDRYATFNGSNPYKVPATLNIIQHVESLGVTVPSGGIWRIPGALHQLAEKKGVTVTCNSPVSGITRSGRRITGITTGGIKKAYDIVVSNADVRYTYTHLLHDTSTPGALKYRISEPSSSAMVFFWGMNCQSGLNTHSILFSSDYKNEFKAIFKKLVCPDTPTVYIYISSKYSNRDCPEGCENWYVMINTPRDRGQDWKSETVRMKRAVLSLIKSRLGIDAGKYIVCEHVYGPRDFYRMTSSTFGSLYGLSSNSLTAAFLRQGNRSRWYRGLYFCGGSAHPGGGIPLTVLSGKMTADLIKKYEL
- the ispH gene encoding 4-hydroxy-3-methylbut-2-enyl diphosphate reductase yields the protein MRIVIPKLSGFCPGVKEAEKTVMDYRKRFPDTPIYVLGYMINNRKYIEYLKERNIITVDSPDSLCPGCIVAIRTHGIDRFVEEDLRNRFEVIDLTCSKVKKVQNAINAYSRDNYDIVINGKKPHPEMKGLISYARHAHIIENREDLNRFMRESDVRIKIFSSRNILIISQTTGDRTLFEEIVDNVKKRLDSQVNVQVIDSICPVTESKEREALLLQRTCDISFVLGDRLSSNANKLFSILKGAKEDVYFIEGIDDIEKQAIGLYEYENAMIVSSASTPAFVEQAVAGYLERKGKP
- a CDS encoding lysophospholipid acyltransferase family protein, which codes for MIKAHHRLWAQLFFNRYLDRLIKKNFEGFYLVNELPSLPLEKSLLFTPNHISWWDGFFAYSLLRILTGRAVFLMMLERELRRYRYFSKIGAYSINPSSGRETIRSIAYTAEILDNPDRAVIFYPQGEIEPYWKRPLSIKRGGLRSILSGKYGPLPHCERTVLVAGFCINYGNKKYPDIIVRFGEPLSPDEIIGDFKRYEAVFHENLDRLDRAVCGRDYIRNIMPLL